The following coding sequences are from one Chroogloeocystis siderophila 5.2 s.c.1 window:
- the thiS gene encoding sulfur carrier protein ThiS, giving the protein MSEQITLEVNGETRQCAALSQIPDVLHQLGYNPRLVAVEYNGEILHRQYWSETYVKQGDRLEVVTIVGGG; this is encoded by the coding sequence ATGTCCGAGCAAATCACCCTGGAAGTTAATGGCGAAACGCGTCAGTGCGCAGCGCTTTCTCAAATTCCAGATGTCCTACACCAACTCGGCTACAATCCGCGTTTAGTTGCAGTCGAATACAACGGCGAAATCCTCCACCGTCAGTATTGGTCAGAAACTTATGTAAAACAAGGCGATCGCCTAGAAGTCGTCACAATTGTTGGTGGCGGGTAG
- a CDS encoding thiamine phosphate synthase encodes MVESHNQRGQVQPAVCRILDANLDRAREGLRIIEEWCRFGLNNAQFSGECKQLRQELATWHSPELRAARDTLGDPGTQLTHPQEQQRADLKSLLQANFCRVEEALRVLEEYGKLYHPQMGSVFKQMRYRVYTLESRLLGYERQQRLLRSQLYLVTSPTKDLLSVVEAALAGGLTLVQYRDKNASDGERLSYAQQLCQLCHQYGALFLVNDRVDIALAVDADGVHLGQQDMPINAARQLLGPHKIIGSSTTNPEEMQRAIQGGADYIGVGPVYETPTKVGKPAAGLEYVRYAAQHSPIPWFAIGGIDVNNINDVILAGAERVAVVRALMEAEQPTLVTQYFLSQFTRVHIQSKSELSQSYVRANHPGS; translated from the coding sequence ATGGTCGAATCACATAACCAAAGAGGACAAGTACAACCAGCCGTTTGCCGCATCTTGGACGCTAATCTAGACCGCGCCCGTGAAGGACTGCGCATCATCGAAGAATGGTGTCGCTTTGGTTTAAATAATGCCCAGTTTAGCGGAGAATGCAAACAACTACGGCAAGAACTCGCAACTTGGCACAGCCCAGAATTACGCGCAGCGCGAGATACTCTTGGCGATCCTGGTACGCAACTGACACATCCACAAGAACAACAACGTGCTGACCTCAAATCACTCCTCCAAGCAAATTTCTGTCGTGTGGAAGAAGCTTTACGCGTTCTAGAAGAATACGGTAAACTTTATCACCCGCAGATGGGCAGTGTATTTAAGCAAATGCGATATCGCGTTTACACGCTCGAAAGTCGCTTACTTGGTTACGAACGTCAACAGCGATTGTTGCGATCGCAGTTATATCTTGTAACTTCTCCCACAAAAGATTTGTTGTCGGTGGTAGAAGCGGCGTTGGCGGGGGGACTGACTCTCGTACAATACAGAGATAAAAATGCTAGCGATGGCGAACGGTTGTCGTACGCTCAGCAATTGTGTCAGCTTTGTCACCAGTACGGTGCATTATTTCTCGTCAATGATCGCGTAGACATTGCGTTAGCGGTAGACGCGGATGGCGTGCATCTTGGACAGCAAGATATGCCGATCAACGCTGCACGACAGCTGTTAGGACCGCATAAAATCATTGGTAGCTCAACGACAAACCCAGAAGAAATGCAACGCGCGATTCAAGGCGGTGCTGATTATATCGGTGTGGGACCAGTTTATGAAACACCCACTAAAGTCGGTAAGCCAGCCGCCGGATTAGAATACGTGCGCTACGCCGCCCAACATAGCCCGATTCCGTGGTTTGCGATCGGTGGCATCGACGTGAATAACATTAATGATGTCATCTTGGCAGGTGCGGAACGCGTCGCAGTTGTGCGGGCGCTGATGGAAGCGGAACAACCTACCCTAGTCACGCAATATTTCTTATCGCAATTTACTCGCGTCCACATCCAAAGCAAATCAGAATTGTCTCAATCTTATGTCCGAGCAAATCACCCTGGAAGTTAA
- a CDS encoding DUF1565 domain-containing protein: MNLTRPDTYFDLASFILSITKISHPSLYAIALGLSSIVLGLSDTGLTSEAPPLYLKDARANQIASAKVLFVNPNVENAAQANGSDRAPFKTITQALKVASVNSVIMLAKGTYSAETGETFPLQLKSGVAIQGDPQTRGSDIVIQGGGVFLSPTFARQNVTILGANQATLTGVTVTNSNPRGYGLWIESSSPRITDNTFTGSTHDGISVTGDSKPLIRNNYFLQNGANGITIYGISRPEVRENIFEKTGFGINVSQKAAPLLIGNRITQNRAGVVIQAQAQPILRSNTIEGNIEDGVVAIAASLPDLGTSAQPGGNIFRQNGRYDINTKAARQTIPAFGNTLAADARTVGNLDLSGKVLAAIPQAVPANIAVKPPTTAPVRSTTPANTMTRSVAPEAIAIPVPPANTNNSRARSLPSPPATGSDTAIVIPVPPPTTSATIVPPPSNPNPGAINVPVLQSAQITEADLLPVPSGNIPLGNARNLPKINLPTTTPAPGTPPLPPTRESALGLRYRVIVEAESKSKQDMVRSLVPGAFRTFSNGRVFMQVGAFGDRVNANEVLQLLNNRGLKGTVEQI; the protein is encoded by the coding sequence GTGAATTTAACCCGCCCTGATACCTATTTTGACCTTGCTTCTTTTATTTTGAGCATAACGAAAATTTCGCATCCCAGCTTGTATGCGATCGCACTTGGACTATCAAGTATTGTGCTTGGTTTGAGCGATACTGGTTTGACTTCAGAAGCGCCACCGCTATATCTAAAAGATGCGCGCGCCAATCAGATAGCCTCAGCGAAAGTATTATTTGTTAACCCCAATGTAGAAAATGCTGCGCAAGCCAACGGTAGCGATCGCGCCCCATTTAAAACGATTACCCAAGCATTAAAAGTCGCTTCTGTAAATAGCGTAATTATGCTGGCAAAAGGGACATATAGTGCTGAAACTGGGGAAACGTTCCCACTCCAGCTAAAATCGGGTGTAGCAATTCAAGGCGATCCGCAAACGCGTGGAAGTGACATTGTTATTCAAGGCGGTGGCGTTTTCCTCAGTCCGACTTTTGCGCGGCAAAATGTGACAATTTTGGGAGCCAACCAAGCGACGCTGACGGGTGTCACGGTGACTAATTCTAATCCACGCGGTTACGGTTTGTGGATCGAGTCGAGTAGTCCCAGGATTACTGATAATACATTTACTGGCAGTACCCACGATGGGATTTCTGTAACGGGGGATAGTAAACCATTAATTCGCAACAATTATTTTCTGCAAAACGGGGCAAACGGAATTACCATCTACGGAATTTCTCGACCCGAAGTTCGCGAAAATATCTTTGAAAAAACAGGATTTGGCATCAATGTTTCGCAAAAAGCTGCACCACTGTTAATTGGCAATCGCATCACGCAAAACCGTGCGGGTGTGGTGATACAAGCGCAAGCACAACCAATCCTCAGAAGTAATACAATTGAAGGTAATATCGAAGATGGTGTCGTAGCGATCGCCGCCAGCTTACCTGATTTAGGCACTTCTGCACAACCAGGGGGCAATATCTTTCGCCAAAATGGACGTTACGACATTAACACTAAGGCAGCGCGTCAGACGATTCCGGCGTTTGGTAATACTTTAGCTGCTGACGCGCGTACAGTTGGCAATCTTGATTTATCCGGTAAGGTATTAGCTGCAATACCGCAAGCAGTACCCGCAAATATAGCAGTAAAACCACCAACAACGGCACCCGTCAGATCGACAACGCCTGCGAATACGATGACGCGGAGTGTAGCGCCCGAAGCGATCGCGATTCCTGTACCACCAGCAAATACCAACAATTCTCGCGCCAGATCTCTTCCATCACCTCCCGCAACAGGTTCAGATACGGCAATTGTCATTCCTGTACCACCGCCGACAACTTCTGCAACTATCGTACCACCACCATCAAACCCTAATCCTGGGGCAATTAATGTTCCTGTGCTGCAATCTGCACAAATTACCGAAGCTGATTTACTTCCTGTACCTAGTGGTAATATTCCACTCGGAAACGCGCGTAACCTACCGAAAATAAACTTACCGACAACCACACCAGCGCCTGGTACTCCACCACTTCCCCCAACGCGCGAATCGGCTTTGGGTTTGCGCTATCGAGTCATCGTCGAAGCGGAAAGTAAGAGTAAGCAAGATATGGTGCGATCACTTGTTCCTGGAGCTTTTCGGACGTTCTCGAATGGTAGAGTCTTTATGCAGGTGGGAGCCTTTGGCGATCGCGTGAATGCTAACGAAGTTTTGCAGTTACTCAACAATCGGGGTTTAAAAGGTACAGTGGAGCAAATTTAG
- a CDS encoding response regulator transcription factor — protein MKKILVIEDEPDVRANIIELLEAEEFHVVAAENGFFGALWAQEYLPDLIICDVRMPELNGYDVLTALRQDAATATIPFIFLTANADRSDMRRGMELGADDYLTKPFSRTELLNAIASRFAKQEVVMQQYNNERERADSLKQKVQELENYASAKASIVPKLNIAMSIVKNLPPGLQRDRCLEILRQVCNEEIKTLNNTPALQKLLPAESITFLRQFNLVFKQ, from the coding sequence ATGAAAAAGATTTTAGTTATTGAAGATGAACCGGATGTTAGAGCTAATATTATTGAGTTACTTGAAGCAGAAGAGTTTCATGTTGTTGCTGCGGAAAATGGCTTTTTTGGTGCATTGTGGGCACAAGAATATTTACCTGATTTAATTATTTGTGATGTAAGAATGCCCGAATTGAATGGTTATGACGTGCTAACAGCATTACGTCAAGATGCCGCAACGGCAACAATTCCCTTTATTTTTTTAACAGCAAATGCGGATCGTTCTGATATGCGGCGAGGGATGGAATTAGGCGCAGATGATTATTTAACTAAGCCGTTTTCACGGACAGAATTATTAAATGCGATCGCCTCTCGATTTGCAAAACAAGAAGTAGTGATGCAGCAGTATAATAATGAGCGCGAACGCGCTGATTCTTTGAAACAAAAAGTTCAAGAGTTAGAAAATTATGCTAGTGCTAAAGCTAGTATTGTGCCAAAATTGAATATAGCAATGTCTATAGTTAAGAATTTGCCTCCAGGTTTGCAACGTGATCGCTGTTTAGAAATTTTGCGACAAGTTTGTAACGAAGAGATCAAAACTCTGAATAATACACCTGCTTTACAAAAACTTTTACCTGCTGAAAGCATTACTTTCCTCCGGCAATTTAATTTGGTGTTCAAGCAATAA
- a CDS encoding PAS domain-containing protein, with the protein MTQAISEAIDFHSALGIALRKVCEFTGWKFGEAWIPKTNINVLEYSPAWYGVSPELEKFRTLSEKFAFSLGVGIPGRVWESKHPEWIQDVSSTSAEICQRHQVVKEVGFKAGVGIPIINRNEVLAVLVFFMFEAYEEDRRLVEIISTVAIQLGSLIQHKQAEEALRSSVATNRALINALPDLLLRINKEGYFVNFKAAKNESLIIPDNNFVGKHLCEVLSSEIALPAMACIEQALATGEIQIFESQAYVDNLLRYYEFRIVVSAENEVMAIVRDITETKLFLELLQQQERQLKAILNNIPGSAWLKDSESRYIAVNEPLLRLFNKKLEDVIGRTDYDLFPADLAQKCIDDDREVLATGQRKYFEEFSLASDGSEVWFETIKTPIYNENNEIIGTTGIAYDITERKRIERDTFNALKKERELSELKSRFVTMTSHEFRTPLATILSSAELLEYYSHKWSDEKKLNHLYKIQSAVNHMTSLLNDVLLIGKAEAGKLEFNPQPFDLIIFCSSLVEELQISTTKHQIIFQAQEQRLLLRLDEKLLRHILTNLLSNAIKYSPQGGVIHFDLIPRTDEVIFVIQDEGIGIPKSEQEQLFNSFHRASNVGIISGTGLGLAIVKKSVDLHRGKIVVDSEVNVGTTFTVTIPLNN; encoded by the coding sequence ATGACACAAGCAATTAGTGAAGCTATAGATTTTCATTCAGCATTAGGAATTGCTTTACGCAAGGTGTGCGAATTCACAGGTTGGAAATTTGGTGAAGCATGGATTCCTAAAACAAATATTAACGTTTTAGAATACAGCCCTGCTTGGTATGGTGTTAGCCCAGAATTAGAAAAATTTAGAACATTAAGTGAAAAATTTGCTTTTTCCCTAGGAGTTGGTATCCCAGGGCGTGTTTGGGAATCAAAGCATCCTGAGTGGATTCAAGATGTCTCTAGTACATCAGCGGAAATTTGTCAGCGCCATCAAGTTGTCAAAGAAGTTGGATTTAAAGCGGGAGTTGGTATTCCCATTATTAATCGCAACGAAGTTTTGGCTGTCCTTGTTTTTTTTATGTTTGAAGCTTACGAAGAGGATCGGCGATTAGTTGAAATAATTTCAACCGTCGCTATTCAATTAGGTTCTTTGATTCAACATAAACAAGCAGAAGAAGCATTACGTTCTAGTGTGGCGACAAACCGCGCATTAATCAATGCACTACCAGATCTCCTGCTACGAATCAACAAAGAAGGTTACTTCGTTAACTTCAAAGCTGCAAAAAATGAAAGTTTGATAATACCTGACAACAATTTTGTAGGAAAACATTTGTGTGAAGTTCTTTCTTCAGAAATTGCTTTACCCGCGATGGCTTGTATTGAACAAGCATTAGCAACTGGAGAAATTCAAATCTTTGAATCGCAAGCTTATGTAGACAACCTATTACGCTACTACGAATTTAGAATTGTTGTAAGTGCAGAAAATGAGGTCATGGCAATTGTTCGTGACATAACTGAAACTAAGCTTTTTTTAGAGTTACTGCAACAACAAGAACGCCAGCTAAAGGCAATTTTAAATAATATTCCTGGTAGCGCTTGGCTCAAAGACAGTGAAAGTAGATATATTGCTGTTAACGAACCTTTACTAAGATTATTTAACAAAAAGTTAGAAGACGTTATCGGTAGAACAGATTATGATTTGTTTCCTGCTGATTTGGCTCAAAAATGTATCGATGACGATCGCGAAGTTTTAGCAACAGGTCAAAGAAAATATTTTGAAGAATTTTCGCTTGCTTCAGACGGTAGTGAAGTTTGGTTTGAAACAATCAAAACACCAATTTATAACGAAAATAATGAAATTATCGGCACAACAGGAATTGCTTACGATATCACAGAGCGTAAACGAATTGAGCGCGATACATTTAACGCCTTAAAAAAAGAAAGAGAACTTAGTGAACTCAAATCACGCTTTGTGACCATGACATCACACGAGTTTCGTACTCCATTAGCAACGATTTTATCTTCAGCCGAATTACTTGAATATTATAGTCATAAATGGAGTGATGAGAAAAAGCTTAATCATCTCTATAAAATTCAATCTGCTGTTAATCATATGACGAGTTTGTTGAATGATGTTTTATTAATTGGTAAAGCCGAAGCCGGTAAACTAGAGTTTAATCCTCAGCCGTTTGATCTCATTATTTTCTGTTCTAGTTTAGTAGAAGAACTACAAATTAGTACGACAAAACATCAAATCATTTTTCAAGCTCAAGAGCAAAGGCTTTTATTACGCTTAGATGAGAAATTGTTGAGACATATCTTAACGAATCTATTATCAAATGCTATTAAATATTCTCCCCAAGGTGGTGTTATTCATTTTGATTTAATTCCTCGAACAGATGAAGTAATTTTTGTGATTCAAGATGAAGGAATTGGAATTCCAAAATCAGAACAAGAGCAGTTATTTAATTCTTTTCATCGAGCGAGTAATGTAGGTATCATTTCAGGGACTGGGTTAGGATTAGCTATTGTTAAAAAATCTGTCGATTTACATCGAGGTAAAATCGTTGTAGATAGTGAAGTGAATGTTGGAACAACTTTTACAGTAACAATACCATTAAATAATTAA
- the ndhD1 gene encoding photosynthetic/respiratory NAD(P)H-quinone oxidoreductase subunit D1, with protein MANFPWLTTIILLPIAASLLIPFLPDKDGKTVRWYSLVVGLIDFALIVWAFYSQYDLANPNLQLVESYSWVPQLDLNWSVGVDGLSMPLVILTGFITTLAMLAAWPVTLKPRLFYFLMLAMYGGQIAVFAVQDMLLFFLVWELELIPVYLLLAIWGGKKRQYAATKFILYTAGGSLFILVAALTMAFYGDTVTFDMRAIAAKDYALNFQLWVYAALLIAYAVKLPIFPLHTWLPDAHGEATAPVHMLLAGILLKMGGYALIRMNAGMLPDAHAYFAPVLVILGVVNIIYAALTSFAQRNLKRKIAYSSISHMGFVVIGIASFTDLGLNGAMLQMISHGMIGASLFFLVGATYDRTHTLMLDEMGGVGQKMQKMFAMWTTCSMASLALPGMSGFVAELMVFVGFSNSDAYSPTFKIIVVFLMAVGVILTPIYLLSMLREIFYGPENKELVSHEVLVDAEPREVFIIACLLVPIIGIGLYPKILTQVYDATTIQLTERLRDSVPTLATQKASTLSFRAPAIGN; from the coding sequence ATCGCTAATTTTCCCTGGCTGACGACAATAATTTTGTTGCCGATCGCCGCGTCACTGTTAATTCCCTTTTTACCTGATAAAGATGGTAAAACAGTACGCTGGTACTCCCTCGTCGTGGGATTGATTGATTTTGCACTGATTGTTTGGGCGTTTTATTCTCAGTATGATTTGGCTAATCCCAATTTACAGCTAGTGGAAAGTTACTCCTGGGTACCGCAGCTAGATTTAAATTGGTCGGTGGGCGTAGATGGCTTATCAATGCCTTTAGTGATTTTAACTGGGTTTATCACAACGCTCGCAATGTTAGCAGCTTGGCCTGTAACGCTCAAGCCGCGGTTGTTTTACTTTTTGATGCTGGCAATGTACGGCGGTCAGATTGCTGTGTTTGCTGTCCAGGATATGCTACTGTTTTTCCTGGTCTGGGAACTCGAACTTATCCCTGTATACCTATTGCTGGCAATTTGGGGCGGTAAAAAGAGGCAGTACGCCGCCACAAAGTTCATTTTGTACACAGCAGGTGGTTCGCTATTTATCTTAGTTGCAGCCCTGACAATGGCGTTCTATGGCGATACCGTGACGTTTGATATGCGGGCGATCGCCGCCAAAGATTACGCCTTAAATTTTCAATTATGGGTGTATGCGGCTTTGTTAATTGCCTACGCGGTAAAACTTCCTATTTTCCCGTTACATACCTGGTTACCAGATGCGCACGGGGAAGCAACTGCCCCAGTGCATATGTTACTGGCAGGAATTCTCCTCAAAATGGGCGGCTATGCCTTAATTCGGATGAATGCGGGAATGCTACCCGATGCGCATGCTTATTTTGCACCAGTATTGGTCATTTTAGGAGTCGTCAACATCATCTACGCGGCGTTAACATCTTTTGCGCAGCGTAACCTCAAGCGAAAAATTGCTTACTCTTCAATTTCGCACATGGGTTTTGTTGTGATCGGTATTGCGTCATTCACCGATTTGGGCTTGAATGGTGCAATGCTGCAAATGATCTCGCATGGCATGATTGGCGCAAGTTTATTCTTCTTGGTAGGCGCAACTTACGACCGCACCCATACCCTGATGTTGGATGAAATGGGTGGCGTCGGACAAAAAATGCAAAAGATGTTCGCCATGTGGACAACGTGTTCAATGGCTTCCTTAGCTTTACCTGGAATGAGTGGTTTTGTCGCTGAATTGATGGTCTTCGTTGGCTTTTCTAATAGCGATGCCTACAGCCCCACGTTTAAAATCATCGTTGTCTTTCTTATGGCAGTTGGTGTCATTTTAACGCCAATTTACCTGCTATCAATGCTCCGCGAGATCTTCTACGGACCAGAAAATAAGGAATTAGTTTCGCACGAAGTCCTTGTTGATGCAGAACCCCGTGAAGTCTTCATCATTGCTTGTTTGTTAGTACCAATTATCGGTATTGGTCTATACCCCAAGATCTTGACACAAGTCTACGATGCAACAACAATACAACTTACCGAAAGGTTACGAGATTCTGTACCGACGTTAGCAACTCAAAAAGCTTCAACTTTGTCCTTCCGCGCGCCAGCGATCGGAAATTAA
- a CDS encoding NAD(P)H-quinone oxidoreductase subunit 5, whose product MEAIYQYAWLVPVLPLVGAMLVGLGLISFNQVTNRARHLNAVFVVSLLGAAMFLSIALLVSQFQGHAPYVRTLEWAAAGNFHLTMGYTIDHLTALMLVIVTTVAFLVMVYTDGYMAHDPGYVRFYAYLSLFSSSMLGLVVSPNIVQIYIFWELVGMCSYLLVGFWYDRPAAADACQKAFVTNRVGDFGLLLGILGLYWATGSFEFDAIGDRLQTLVETGSLSSILAALFAILVFLGPVAKSAQFPLHVWLPDAMEGPTPISALIHAATMVAAGVFLIARMYPVFEGIPAAMNVIAFTGAFTAFLGATIAITQNDIKKGLAYSTISQLGYMVMAMGVGAYSAGLFHLMTHAYFKAMLFLGSGSVIHGMEAVVGHDPALAQDMRMMGGLRKFMPITAVTFLIGTLAISGIPPFAGFWSKDEILGSAFAANPFLWFVGWLTAGITAFYMFRMYFSTFEGKFRGNQTEIRQKLKSAAANTLMSPSPLAPNFGPGAMNTRELATLSDSHDHGHSEHPHESPWTMTLPLVALAIPSIFIGLVGTPYANYFEEFIYPPSETLAEVIEKVAEFDQTEFFIMAGSSVGISLIGITLASLMYLFGKIDPAAIASSIKPLYELSLNKWYFDDIYYQIFVLGSRRLARQVMEVDYRVVDGAVNLTGFFTLISGEGLKYLENGRAQFYALIVFGAVLGLVIVFGVT is encoded by the coding sequence ATGGAAGCAATCTATCAGTATGCCTGGCTCGTTCCGGTGTTACCTTTGGTCGGGGCAATGCTGGTCGGTCTTGGGTTAATCTCGTTCAATCAGGTGACGAACCGCGCGCGACACTTAAATGCGGTATTTGTCGTCTCCTTGTTAGGTGCAGCAATGTTTCTCTCGATAGCATTGCTTGTCAGTCAATTCCAAGGACACGCGCCTTACGTCCGCACGTTAGAATGGGCAGCCGCAGGAAACTTTCACCTGACAATGGGCTACACCATTGACCACCTTACCGCTCTGATGTTGGTAATCGTCACCACAGTAGCTTTTTTGGTGATGGTATACACCGATGGCTACATGGCTCATGACCCTGGGTATGTACGCTTTTATGCATATCTGAGCCTGTTTAGCTCATCGATGTTAGGTTTGGTTGTTAGCCCAAACATCGTCCAAATCTATATTTTCTGGGAACTTGTAGGGATGTGCTCGTACCTACTCGTTGGCTTCTGGTATGATCGCCCAGCCGCAGCAGATGCGTGCCAAAAGGCATTTGTTACCAACCGCGTTGGCGACTTTGGCTTACTACTAGGAATTCTAGGCTTGTACTGGGCAACCGGCAGTTTCGAGTTTGACGCAATCGGCGATCGCTTGCAAACATTAGTGGAAACAGGATCGCTTAGTAGTATCCTTGCTGCCCTCTTTGCAATTCTAGTCTTCTTAGGTCCTGTTGCTAAATCGGCTCAATTTCCCCTGCACGTCTGGCTACCAGATGCAATGGAAGGTCCGACTCCAATTTCGGCATTAATCCACGCCGCGACGATGGTTGCTGCTGGAGTGTTTTTGATTGCGCGGATGTACCCCGTCTTTGAAGGCATACCCGCAGCAATGAATGTCATTGCTTTTACAGGCGCGTTTACTGCGTTTTTAGGGGCAACGATCGCCATCACGCAAAATGACATAAAAAAAGGCTTAGCCTACTCCACTATTTCTCAGCTGGGATATATGGTGATGGCAATGGGCGTCGGCGCGTATAGTGCAGGGTTATTCCACCTGATGACGCACGCCTATTTTAAAGCGATGTTGTTTTTGGGTTCGGGTTCTGTGATTCACGGGATGGAAGCCGTCGTTGGACACGACCCAGCTTTAGCGCAAGATATGCGAATGATGGGGGGATTGCGGAAATTTATGCCAATTACCGCCGTAACCTTTTTGATTGGCACGTTGGCAATTAGCGGTATTCCACCCTTCGCAGGTTTCTGGTCTAAAGATGAAATTTTGGGTTCTGCCTTTGCCGCCAATCCCTTTTTGTGGTTTGTTGGTTGGTTAACAGCGGGAATCACTGCCTTTTATATGTTTCGGATGTACTTTTCCACGTTTGAAGGTAAATTCCGTGGCAATCAAACCGAAATTCGCCAAAAGCTGAAATCTGCCGCAGCAAATACGTTAATGAGTCCTTCGCCGCTTGCACCTAACTTTGGTCCTGGGGCAATGAATACACGAGAACTCGCAACTTTATCCGATTCCCACGATCATGGACATAGCGAACATCCCCATGAGTCACCTTGGACGATGACGCTACCGCTCGTTGCCCTCGCGATTCCTTCAATCTTTATCGGTTTGGTAGGTACTCCTTATGCTAACTACTTTGAGGAATTCATCTATCCTCCGAGTGAAACGCTAGCTGAAGTGATCGAAAAAGTCGCCGAGTTCGATCAAACCGAATTTTTCATCATGGCAGGTAGTTCAGTCGGTATTTCCTTGATTGGCATTACCTTAGCGTCGTTGATGTACTTGTTCGGTAAGATCGACCCCGCCGCGATCGCCTCATCAATCAAGCCACTTTATGAACTTTCCCTCAACAAGTGGTACTTTGATGACATTTACTATCAAATCTTTGTCTTAGGTAGCCGCCGCCTCGCGCGACAAGTGATGGAAGTTGACTATCGCGTTGTTGATGGTGCGGTTAACTTGACAGGCTTCTTCACACTCATTAGTGGTGAAGGCTTGAAATACCTAGAAAATGGTCGCGCTCAATTCTATGCCCTGATTGTATTTGGGGCTGTGTTAGGCTTAGTGATTGTTTTTGGTGTGACTTGA
- a CDS encoding LysR family transcriptional regulator, whose translation MSDLPFTLDQLRILKAIAAEGSFKRAADSLYVSQPAVSLQVQNLERQLDVPLFDRGGRRAQLTEAGYLLLSYGEKILTLCQETCRAIEDLQNLQGGTLIVGASQTTGTYLLPRMIGLFRQQYPDVAVQLHVHSTRRTAWSVANGQVDLAIIGGEVPSELQDSLEIIPYAEDELALILPVSHPFAKLDTIYKDDLYKLQFIALDSQSTIRKVIDQVLTRCDIDTRRLKIEMELNSIEAIKNAVQSGLGAAFVSITAITKELQMGGLHCANIEGVVVKRTLSVIVNPNRYRSKAAEAFINEILPQFAKPGWNKDVLKSQRPIVPETFDEEEVTPHPAGG comes from the coding sequence ATGTCTGACCTTCCTTTTACTTTAGATCAGTTACGCATTCTCAAAGCGATCGCCGCCGAAGGGAGCTTCAAGCGTGCTGCTGATAGTCTATATGTCTCACAACCTGCTGTCAGTCTCCAAGTACAAAACTTAGAGCGACAGTTGGATGTTCCTTTATTCGACAGAGGAGGACGCCGAGCACAACTAACCGAAGCCGGTTATCTTCTGCTGAGCTATGGTGAGAAAATTCTCACACTTTGCCAGGAAACCTGTCGCGCCATTGAAGACCTGCAAAATCTCCAAGGCGGTACGCTGATCGTTGGTGCCTCGCAAACGACCGGAACGTATCTTTTACCACGGATGATCGGTTTATTTCGACAACAATATCCTGATGTGGCCGTGCAATTACACGTTCACTCAACACGCCGTACAGCTTGGAGTGTCGCGAATGGGCAAGTCGATCTTGCGATTATTGGTGGTGAAGTCCCATCTGAATTGCAAGATTCGCTAGAAATTATTCCCTATGCGGAAGATGAACTAGCACTGATATTGCCTGTATCGCACCCGTTTGCGAAGCTAGACACAATTTATAAAGACGATCTTTACAAGTTACAGTTCATTGCGCTCGACTCGCAATCAACAATTCGTAAAGTTATCGATCAAGTTTTGACGCGCTGCGATATTGATACGCGTCGTCTCAAAATCGAAATGGAACTCAATTCAATCGAAGCGATCAAAAATGCCGTGCAATCAGGGTTAGGTGCTGCTTTCGTTTCCATCACAGCGATCACTAAAGAATTGCAAATGGGAGGATTACACTGTGCCAATATTGAAGGTGTGGTTGTCAAGCGGACTTTATCGGTCATTGTTAACCCAAATCGTTACCGCTCAAAAGCCGCAGAAGCCTTTATCAACGAAATCTTACCGCAATTTGCTAAACCAGGTTGGAACAAAGATGTGTTGAAATCGCAACGACCAATTGTACCAGAAACTTTTGATGAAGAAGAAGTCACACCCCACCCCGCTGGTGGTTAA